One Candidatus Methylomirabilota bacterium genomic region harbors:
- a CDS encoding FAD-binding oxidoreductase — protein sequence IDRQTLAEREPYASTYEYALFVPETAVIRPRAILAALEEELVASGKVSILLREAVLFCANPGFRAAALAAWRRILTQSLLQEARHLVPAIRQADLERAGQA from the coding sequence ATCGACCGGCAGACTCTGGCTGAGCGTGAGCCGTATGCCAGCACGTACGAGTACGCCCTCTTTGTCCCGGAGACGGCGGTGATCCGACCGCGAGCGATCCTGGCCGCCTTGGAAGAAGAACTGGTCGCATCAGGGAAGGTCAGCATTCTGCTCCGCGAGGCCGTCCTCTTCTGCGCCAACCCGGGCTTTCGGGCGGCTGCCTTGGCGGCCTGGCGCAGGATCCTGACGCAATCGCTGCTGCAAGAGGCCAGACACCTCGTGCCCGCCATCCGCCAAGCGGATCTGGAGCGAGCCGGGCAGGCCTGA
- a CDS encoding ABC transporter permease encodes MLFLPVILLLQVAFTLGLAWIVAAINVFLRDVGQLLGMILTLWLFLTPFFYPPSVIPQSLKWILLINPMGWVVEAYRSVILRGAFPAAWVYDSPGDLLSRCLQRGLQAVPEDAGRLCRRDLTNAVEAPRTVEDVLR; translated from the coding sequence GTGCTCTTCCTGCCGGTCATCCTGCTGCTGCAGGTGGCTTTTACCCTTGGACTTGCCTGGATCGTGGCCGCGATCAATGTCTTCCTGCGTGATGTCGGACAACTGCTTGGGATGATCCTGACACTGTGGCTCTTTCTCACCCCCTTCTTTTATCCTCCTTCCGTGATCCCACAGTCGCTGAAATGGATACTCCTGATCAATCCGATGGGATGGGTGGTTGAGGCCTACCGGAGCGTTATCCTGCGCGGCGCCTTCCCCGCCGCATGGGTCTATGACAGCCCTGGCGATCTGCTCAGTCGTTGCCTTCAGCGCGGGCTACAGGCTGTTCCAGAGGACGCAGGGCGCCTTTGCCGACGTGATCTAACGAATGCGGTCGAGGCCCCGCGGACTGTCGAAGACGTACTTCGATAG
- a CDS encoding NAD-dependent epimerase/dehydratase family protein, whose product MVANLRAKGYTEIFMPRSRDYDLTNLDAVRRLLEDASPDITIHLAAAIGGIGVNRERPGEFFYQNLMMGVQLMEQARLHGVRKFVAEG is encoded by the coding sequence GTGGTCGCGAATCTGCGGGCCAAGGGGTACACGGAGATCTTTATGCCCCGGAGCCGCGACTACGATCTGACCAATCTCGACGCGGTGCGGCGGTTATTGGAAGATGCCAGTCCCGACATCACCATCCATCTGGCCGCTGCGATAGGAGGAATTGGGGTGAATCGAGAGCGGCCCGGAGAGTTCTTTTATCAGAACCTGATGATGGGCGTGCAGCTTATGGAGCAGGCCCGCCTTCACGGTGTCAGAAAATTCGTTGCAGAAGGTTGA